The Flavobacterium praedii genome window below encodes:
- a CDS encoding tRNA-(ms[2]io[6]A)-hydroxylase, with the protein MSVLRLKLPTDPRWVNIVEKNIEEILTDHAWCEQKAATNAITIITNNSEHQDLVQDLLALAKEEIDHFEQVHNIIIKRGLKLGRERKDDYVNELYLYMKKSGDGSRVSGLVERLLFSAMIEARSCERFKVLSENIKDEELSVFYRDLMESEAGHYTTFITYARKYGVGIDVEKRWREWLEFEESVIANYGKNETIHG; encoded by the coding sequence ATGTCAGTACTAAGATTAAAATTACCAACCGACCCAAGATGGGTAAATATTGTAGAAAAAAACATCGAAGAGATTCTTACCGATCATGCTTGGTGTGAACAAAAAGCAGCCACCAACGCGATTACCATTATTACTAATAATTCAGAACACCAAGATTTAGTTCAGGATTTATTGGCTTTGGCCAAAGAAGAAATCGATCATTTTGAACAAGTGCACAACATCATCATTAAGCGCGGACTGAAATTAGGTCGCGAGCGCAAAGATGATTATGTAAATGAATTGTATTTGTACATGAAAAAAAGCGGTGACGGAAGCCGAGTTTCTGGTCTAGTGGAGCGATTGTTGTTTTCGGCCATGATTGAAGCTAGAAGCTGCGAACGTTTCAAAGTACTTTCTGAGAACATTAAAGACGAAGAACTATCTGTTTTTTATAGAGATTTGATGGAAAGTGAAGCCGGTCATTATACCACTTTTATAACCTATGCCCGAAAATATGGTGTTGGAATTGATGTAGAAAAACGCTGGAGAGAATGGTTGGAATTTGAAGAGTCTGTTATTGCCAATTATGGTAAGAATGAGACGATTCATGGTTAA
- a CDS encoding GNAT family N-acetyltransferase — translation MITIVKATANDYPTIQNIAHQTWPVAYGEILSKVQLDYMLDAFYNEEALKDSVANKGHHFILAKEGEETLGFASYEHHYNQKQQTKIHKIYILPQTQGKGIGKSLIDFVENIAKENDSIALSLNVNRFNKALDFYKKIGFKIVDEVDIKLEHGYLMEDYVMEKPF, via the coding sequence ATGATCACAATAGTTAAAGCTACGGCAAACGATTACCCAACGATTCAAAATATAGCACATCAAACTTGGCCCGTTGCTTATGGAGAAATTCTTTCGAAAGTGCAATTGGATTATATGTTGGATGCCTTTTATAATGAGGAAGCCTTAAAGGATAGTGTTGCCAATAAAGGGCATCATTTTATTTTAGCCAAAGAAGGAGAGGAGACTTTAGGTTTTGCTTCCTATGAGCATCATTACAACCAAAAACAACAAACCAAGATCCATAAAATTTATATTTTGCCACAAACGCAAGGTAAAGGAATTGGGAAAAGTTTAATCGATTTTGTCGAAAATATTGCTAAAGAAAATGATTCGATTGCTCTTTCTCTAAATGTCAATCGTTTTAATAAAGCATTGGATTTTTATAAAAAAATTGGTTTTAAAATTGTAGATGAAGTTGATATTAAATTAGAACATGGTTATTTGATGGAGGATTATGTAATGGAGAAGCCATTTTAA